The following nucleotide sequence is from Branchiostoma lanceolatum isolate klBraLanc5 chromosome 18, klBraLanc5.hap2, whole genome shotgun sequence.
cttgttcaattCCTACATAGATGTATGTAGACATTTGGTCTTTTCATTAGAATATTAAACAACttgattttttcttacaaagtcaatctctctcttcctccctctctccctctctctctctctctctctctctctctctctctctctctctctctctctctccctgagTTTGATCTGAAATTGTTGTTTTATCGAAAGAATAAGAAATAATGAGACAAAGACAATGTCACACCTAACTGACACAGATTCCTCTTCTGTTCCCACCATAGGCCTGAATGACCCGACGCTCATCAGGTTGGACGTTGATACGAAAATCAGCGAGCAGTTGAAGATGTCGTTCCTCGCCATGCGCGATGCGGACAAGCCCGCCGTTCTACTTCACCTTCTGCGAACCGTGGTGAAGCCGGAGGAACAGACCGTTGTGTTCCTGGCAACAAAGCACCACGTGGAGTTTGTTAAGGAGGTAAGAGGAAAGTTTGCATGTAGGTGCTGGTAGAATTAGTTCTGTAAGAAGACTATACAACAGCTAGCCACCGCTTGCAGGGCTTTCCTCACTCAATAGAGACAGGAGATGCCATAAACTTTCTGTCACATTGTGACACAAAGATTGGTTCTGTTCTGCAAAAAGTCTCATCATTTTCCCGTGTTAAAAAATCAGTTTAATCCTGTTACATTGGAAAGGTCTTCCATTTGACTTGAGAGGTAATTAAAAAGACTGCTTTGTTATTAGACAAGATCCTGTAACCCATGATTAGCCCCACCTTATTTTATCAAGGTATCAGAGATGTACATATGCCAGCCTATATTGTATAGTAAGTCTGAAGTTTAAGATTTATATTGCATTCCTATTTTGTAGTTTTTATTGTGTCAATTAAGCTTCCTCTGCATTTAATCACCTTCTGCTGTAACTGTAATTGTAAGTAGATTATGCTTACTTAGTCTACCATCTTATTTTATGTGTGCAAATATCCATTACTTTCAGTTATTGACAGAAGCAGGCCTGACCTGTAGTGCGGTGTACAGCTCACTTGATCAGACAGCCAGAAAGATCAACATTGCCAAGTTTACCAACAAGAAGACCAAGGTCATGTTGGTGACGGACATCGCTGCCCGTGGTATAGACATCCCCATGTTGGACAATGTCATCAACTATAACTTCCCCTGCAAACCAAAGCTGTTCGTCCATAGAGTTGGTAAGATTATCTGTCTTCTatgttttacattgtaatactgtaaatgtagaaatgttcgcagggatttaattttgtgggagaaaacggagtgttcgcggtgggtttgagttcgcgtttgaaacaatagtagtgctacagtcacacaatggaacagctttttgcgggggttttaagttcgcggtaaagagttcactgcgaaaaccacaaacataaaaccacctcgacatttctgcatttacagttagtgTATTGGTACATAATCTGGAAAGTTTTGGGGCTGTCATTTGCAACCatgctatttgtttgtttccaataaccggtaaactgcctctaaggccacaccaatttaatttcttggtaaacggattgttattttccaaaaaaaaaattttagaaaaaaaaaaatcatgaaaacggAAGGCTGggccgttaaccaagaaattaaattggtgtggccttagcattacacaccagttttgtatactctaagtacaagctgcgtaagactagactgtaaggttgattcactcacaccaggatggacccctgttcttttcaataagtgctcaaggtgtggcatGAATGTAAATGTTTAGATTGTTAAAAATTAGATTCTGAACATTTTCCCATTTACTTTGCTGCCATGCTTGTCGTAGTAACATGGACAGTTATACGGATGGGGTACAGTGACTATGGTGTTCTTTGTATTCTGAATGATATAAACATTTATTTCATCTTCCAAAgacaccatacatgtacatttaagcatttttgttgtggtaaatgtatatgatacatatatttatCCTATATTGAAACATGTGCTGTTTCTTTACTACTTTTTCCTTATTCGAACAGATTGAAGATTCATATTATCATACTGTAATTAATAACTTCATGAGCTTGGTAAGTCGTCGTTGAAAGAAATTCTTGTCAGGCAACCTAGAGTTTCGTGCCTGTCGGCAATTTGGCCAAAGTTAAAGGTAacatttatcgagaagagttAAGAGGTGAATTAATGTGCTtggctatacatgtaaataagcCATTATGATAGTGAGTCTGTATTGCATTGTCAGCTCCCAAAAAAGTATTACaattcctgtcaatcatttcgCTTGGAGTTAAATTCTAGAACTTCAGTAGAAGAAAAAGAGGAGATGTTTGATTCACAATTATTTTCCAAGGATTGGACAAAAGTAATGTTGCCTATCATACCCTCTTTttttacacacatacaaaagtaagatcaacaacaacaacgaataGCAATAATGATGATATAAAACTACTTGTAGATTGAGATGCATTCCACCCCCATCCCCCCAGGTCGAGTGGCGCGTGCCGGCAGGTCGGGTACAGCGTACTCCCTGGTGGCGCCGGACGAGACCCCCCTCATGTTGGACCTGCACCTGTTCCTGGGGAGGGCACTCAAGGTCGCCGGCAAGGACAAATCAACAGAAGgtaaaaaacaatatcattcaTCATCTATTAGTTTTGCCACAGTTCCACAGCCAAAggtcagtgttctcgccaggccttttcagcataggggccccctatgccccctatgctgtgatttggaccccctatgctgtgatctggacccctatgctgtgtttcaaccagcataggggtgtttctttctgggacaaaccttgtgacccttcataaatcttataacaagttcatatttggctttagaatgaggctgtgacagaggaaaaagtctacttcacaaaatttatccctcaaaatgcatgaaataatgtctcattgggttatgaatttacaaattttccgggggaacatgccagactccttactctggtcatgtcttcagcactccatgcgtgacttgcaccgcgtaaagttggccttctgtacctaacccctatgctgtgaaacaattctggtgagaacactgaaagGTACCCAGCTACATAATAGTTAAAGGCAATTAACCCAATCTTAACCGCCATTTTAAAAAGTGAGAGCACAGTCTAGcgggaatgtacatgtagtactgttacagtagtgctATCCCTGGTGACAAAGGGTTAGAAGATGTAAATTGATAATAGgccatcaaaatttcaaaaaatgtGCTATCTATACACAATGTAATAACCATTACTACACTACTATCTGCTACGTATACACTGTTGTGAAACATAAACAAAGCAAGTTTTAAAGCGCTCAAAAATCAGCTTGCTAATGTTTTATTTACCAATGTTAACCCAGATAAACTTGTTTGTGAACAAACCATTTATCCAGCTTGCTGAATGAAATCTCTGTTACAGACTGGGATGGTTTGTACGGCAAGGTACCACAGTTGATCATAGACGACGAAAATGCAGCTGCTAATAATCCACTTTATAGTGGGCTCAGCAGTAACGAAGATGGCGCCATTTTGGTTTCATTTTCCATCACATGAATGCTGTTATTATTTAGAAAGAATTATACATACATCTCTGTTACAGACTGGGATGGTTTGTACGGCAAGGTGCCGCAGTCGATCATAGACGACGAAGACGCCAACATCCGGGTGTACTTCGAGAACAACCTGGAGCTGGGAAACCTGAAGCGGGTGTCGGAGAGGGGGTACTCCGCCTACCTGAAGTCCCGGTCCGCTCCGTCACACGAGTCCGTGAAGCGGATGAAAGGAATGGACACGGCACACATGGGCTTTCACCCGCTGCTCGGTAATGATAGATTTATAAAACGCTGCAACGGGATAGTGACGGGATTAAGGCAGAAACTAATTCTAGGGGGCTAGGCTAGGaacgcgatttagtcaggctattgCGCGGTcagctttttcaaaatcttctcCTGTCTCCTCAGTTGCGGACCGGAGTGAAGTTGAGGATAAGCTGGCAGAGTTCGTGGACGGAGTGCGGAACTACAAACCCAACAGTGTGAGTGTTGAGACCAAATTTTACTTCTATTcactaatgataataataataataataaatggtttattggtcggaaattacccatgcaatggcagccaatgctgaattgctgcagggtttactatcacataatacacaataattcagaagatacatatttgcacacttgcactttatgTAACTGTCGCAAGAgtctggcggctgccattcggcgccagcagatgacctcaatacgaccttccccaaccgaagtcaggtacccattcacacctgggtggagtgaggaaattcgtgtaaagtgcctttcccaagggcacaacatcggggcatactggtggtttcgaacccgggacctctcggttctgggcgaaacgcgctaccgattgcgccacacgatgccactaaaGCCAGTCAAGCAACCATCTAGTACATATAATTGTTGTGAAACACTATGCAATGCCAAAGAGCAATACTTTTATATATTTTCAAGTTCCCACTATCTTTGCTGTCATACCCATCCCTGGTATTGACAGTTATACGGGTGGGAGATATCAAAGCTTAGCAACCCATTCTCCCATGGATATGGCTGCCCTGCTGCCATAATACAGGGAGAAAGGGCCTTACAAACAGTAGATATACAAGACGATTCTCTGTCTATTATAGAATGTATACTGTACATGAGATTTTCATGTGAAACACCTTGCAAAGCAATAGCAATCTTTGCCCATTTTTTGTATGCCAAAAATTTCGGCatacaaaaatgtttcaattcaatttttttcatactGAGGAATCATGGAACGGTAAAATGGAAAAGTTTCCGTACATTGTGACgtatttccatattttgctGTCACTTGCAGTACCTCTTTTAACTGCTAGGTGATGCACTTTATGAAACATGGTCAACACTCCTGTACTTCgttttgctacatgtatttgtattttactATTATGATAGTTGCGTGTGCATGCACAAAATTTTAGTTTATCAGAACATCTATTTCCTATTTGTATTTTACCATAGTTCCAATGTGCATGCACAAAATTTCAGTTTATCATAATGTCCATCTCATATAcagatgtatttttttcaccaTCTTAGACCATCTTTGAGATCTCTGCAAGCAACAAGAACCCAGCGTTTTCTGTGATGAAGAGCAAGAGAAGTGTTCACCAGGGAGTCATCCGTCGCCTGCAGGACCAGAGAAGCAGCAAACAGGAAGTAGGGGGCGCTGCTGAGCATGCAGTTAGCACAGAGATGACCTCAGAACAGGATATTGAGGTAAGGACCACCTTTGAGATGTACATATTTGTCTTGGAGGTGTGTCTTAAGCCGGTACATTGTATCTCACTATATAGGCCATGCCGGGGAGTGTcactgtggtgtagtggtctgtacttctgtcacttaccacatctggttcaaattacttggaactaGAAATCCCAAGTTtgtgcccgggtaggacacctctggacaagaggcgcattgagtcatgcCAAAGACTGTataaaaaattgtacatacttctgaaacagtatggaagttgaacacactccactgccagtggactagcagACCTGTTGTAAACGATTAACAATTAAAGTATCCAAGCTGAAGAAACTTCGATCTTTTATTAAAAATCGAAATAGTTTTCCCATTTACTTTGCTGCCATGCCTTCTACAGTAGTATGGACAGTTATACGGATGGGATACAGTCATGTGGTGTTCTTTATATTCGGAAGGATGTAAATACTTATATCTTCCTCTAAAGACACCATACAAGCATCTTTTCTTAATGACTTTCAATGCACACTGTATGTTCTTTTCAATACGTGTATAAACGTCATCATATGTAGTAAGCCATAGTACGTACCTGCAAGCTCTAAAAgttattttctctttttttgttcAACCAAAaccctttgctttgttttctagACATGCGAAAGTGGTGTTCAGAAAATTAGTTAAACAGAATGTCAGTAcccatacatgtaaatgcgtGTGACAAAGATGATATCTAAAGCATGTCGGTAACGTGCatggtccagtggttagtgacactgcctctggaccaagaggttgggagtttgaatcctggctgtgtcTCTCACCCAGCATGCACGCTACTGGGAAGGGTTGGAGTCCGTAGAACGGGACATTTAGCTGtgttccactgttcattgtgcttgtcaaaaagagctctgagaattttcccggtacgatgaacctgtaaatactgtacatatacaatgtatgtacatgtagtgtctgtcttctctatcacgaccagtggaaaagTAGCTCATTTGCTCATTATGTTCATTTGAGCTAATTAGAAAGTGGTTTGAGATCACTAAGTCTTACAGTTATTTCTCTAAACTCAGTGGGTCTGTATTTCCAGGATACCTTTTCCACAGTGGTTGCTCCAGGACACAAGAGAAAGCATGCAGAAGATGGAGAGAATgcgacaaagaagaagaaagaaaacttcCGAGACGAGGAGCATTTCTTACCATACAGGCCACAGGACCACCACTCAGAGAAAGGGTACTTATCGTTTCTCCTTGTTTGAAGTTCTAAGATTTTGTTTCACAGTGACAAGGTGCTTAAGTAAGTGTTAATGTTTTACACAGTGTGTATACAgcttatttgcaagttcttacattttcttacataatagaagaagtttattgcaagttcatgcctgtgggctaattgcaaatacatgataaaaacataggaaaaacatacatgcgtcagtaaactgtgtctgactttgctgtaacaataggttactggtactatatacaattgttggctatatctaaattagctgggtttgacttcttcatAGTGCCAAGGTGCTTCAGTTAGTATTTCttcatgcatgtatatgtaattaAGTAAAGGATAGAATGCTTCTCACACCTTTTGGTGTATAGGGCTGTGCCCATCttcatttctatagccctttggccacacagTACGGCAGGTGGCAAGTCCACTgtcagtggtgtgtgtttaacttccatactccaTATTAAGTGCTGAGTAGAGATCAGAatataccatttttaaagtctttggtatgactcggccaggATTTAAATCCACAACCTCTCCACTAtctccagtgttctcaccagaattttttcacagcattggggtcaggtacagaaggccaactttagcGGTGCAAGTCAtgcgtggagtgctgaagacatgaccagagtagggagtctgtcatgttcccccggaaaaaaaaagtgtaaattcataacccgatgagacattatttcatgcattttgagggataaattttgtgaagtagactttttcctctgtcacagcctcattctaaagccaaatatgaactttttataagatttatgaagggtcacaaggtttgtcccagaaagaaacacccctatgctggttgaaacacagcacaggggtccagatcacagcatagggggtccaaatcacagcataggggcccctatgctgaaaaggcctggcgagaacactgctttCGAATGCAAAGCAAGCGCTCTTCCCCCTAGGTTCAAATGTaccgtatacatgtagctcatctTTGTGCTCTTTCTTCTATCCAGGCTTGGGTTGGAGAGTTCCTTCCAGGTCCAGGCTTCAGACGCCATGTTGGATCTGGGAGCAGATGAAGCTGAGAAAGCCAAGCAGCAAAAGAACCAGCTCAAATGGTgaaccttgtttgtttgtttgtttttttgtttctataAACATAACAGCAAACGGATTTAGGGCAAAAGACACAGACTAGCTGTTTTATACATATAGTTGATGAGCTGCGAAGGGTCTGATTTGTTTAACTTTTAAGTCGTCGCAAACTAGATACTAATACCTATTATTATCTATAAACATAGCCAGATTTTGTTAATCAATGATATAGAAAACTAAGAGTTTTGTGATGGTATATGCTGAAGTTTGGagtcaattttgtttgttttatctagGTCTCCATTTGAAGAAATGTGTTGCATAATGTTTTCTAACCATTGATTGTATCATTGTTTGCAGGGATaggaagaaaaagaagtttGTGAGGGAAGGAATTgatttgaaaaagaagaaaatcaagACAGAGAGTGGAACATGGGTGTCTGCGTCTTTCAAGACTGATTCGTATCCTTTGTCAATGATTACTTTAGGAATCAATAAgtttatttttggcgacgcctcaggggagagcctaatggtatagtatcaTGTGCAGTCTGCAACAATTCTAATCATTGTACAGGAATTTGTCCACAGCATGATAACTGGCAAGAATGGTATGAGcagtaacaaacaaaaaaactaacAGAGACAGCTGTCGCCATGGcatcatctttttatgttgccaatcttgtttcatTTGAATTCTGTAGGCATTTGATCTTAAATTCATTTCATGCATTGAATTCTTAAAGCTGGCGTCATAGTGTCAACAACTTTCAGTGGAATTAACTGATCACTAGAAGgtcattgaatttcaaaatcgccagtACTTTTGcttgaaaatctaccctatccCATTGGATGGTGCAAGGTGACCTGTGAATATCGCACATTGTTTGGAATGACACCGGACGTATTGCTATTGAAAATGTCCTTTCAGAGCTTGCAGACTGGCCGAGcgagctactgtaaatgcagagatgttcacagggatttaattttgtagtagggagaaaatgtagtgttcgcagtggttttgagttcgcgtttgaaacaatagtagcgctacagtcacacaataaaACGGCTTTTCGCTGTGATTTTAAGATTGCGGTAAAGAGTACATCGCAAatactgtgaacataaaaccaccgcaagcatttctgcatgtacagtatctttctgctacatgtacatgtatgtcggcAGCATTAGGAAGGTATGATGGAAAAAAGGGACAAAGGTTTAGGTCatgaaccttgacctttgacttcTCAGATACAAACGTTGGTTACAACAGAGCAAACTGAAGGAGCAAGAGAACGAGGAGGAGGAACAGTCCACCGGCCAAAAATGGGGGACAGGGAAAAAGCAGTGGAAGGGGAAAAAGAGAGGTGAGAATCAACtaatagaagaagaactttattgcgcaacaactgtaacgggtacaatgtatggcaatttgtagatacataacagtCGACTATTTCTAACACTTagcaatttcaaagaacttatctaTTATGACTACCATACTCTCATCCAATGCTATAATCATTGTTGCTTTCAGTTGGTTCTCagtctgtacttttgttgcATCTTTAAAGTTTCACGTTATATCCATCCCTTTTCTGTAACATGACGTTGGTGTGGTGCAACGGTTAGAgcattggactcagaaccaataggtcccgggtttaATACTCACCAttccctgacgttgtgcccttgggaaaggcccttaacacgaccttccctggcgtTGGAGTGACATGCAcggagcctcttcggctaatctgtctaaaagtactagtatgccaaaaatacactacagatttggtgcaccgatgtgccaacatctagcacatttgtaaGATGTACGAACCCTaaaagaatttttttattttttttctcttaccCAGGAAAAGACAGGACAGCAGGAGGGGATAAGTCTCCAGGACAGAAGTTCCCAGCAAAGTTTGGCGGTAAGAGGAAGGATGGACCACCAGCAAGAAACcagggaggaggaagaagaccTCGCTCAGAACTCAAGTCTACAGACCAGATTCTGAAGAACAGAATAAAGAAGGAGAAAGAGCAAGCCTTCCAGGGAGCTCGTAGAGCAATAAAGCAGAAAAGGAGAGCCATTTCAGGGGACAAAAGACACTGAACGTTATTCTGCTATATTTCTAGATATATTAACACCAATCTATGAGTATCTttcatgtacatctacatgtacatatagtatTGCTATTATGAATTCCAATTCTATAGCTTTGCACTGATTTTTGTAATGTACCTTCAATTGTCATATTTCAAGCATCAGGCATATGTTGTCTTGTGCACATGTATTGACTCCTGTATTAAAGGCTGTTTaaactgtgtttttgtttcattgcaGAAATTTTCATTGTATACAAAACAGTCAAGTTTGTATGACACATTTATAATCCAGATAGCTTTGACTGTTATATGACGTATCCTATAGGGACTTCACTAAACCGTGCTAGAAGCGACAGTTCCAAGGTGCCTTATACTAccgtcacaattggaaaaaggggctcTTTCGGGCAGTTTACTGACtgtttatttggggggggggggggtgcactttcgggcgtggccccgtggggcaacctgcggctaccgggctatttgaGGGCATGACCGGGCCACTGGGGGTTAAAATGACCCCGGGGCCCGGTGACAAATAGGCGCCGTGATCAAATCGTGATAACACCTAGGGGTTCCCGTCCGGCAGTCCACTGGGAAAAATTtgtcttcggggcccggccggggatACACgtacacccccgacgggcaccggcgcaaatgtgaccgtaccaTTACTGGTGCTCCCGAAGACAAGCTGACCACGTTAAACTACTCTACACATTAATCAAGATGCGCAGGGAAGAGGTCCAAAGTACACGTGGCTTGCCCCACCACATCAGAACAAGCACTCTCCAAGGCAGATGCACAAGAGCCTAACTCAGATTTGACTCTTTAACGCGCCTTAACCACTGCTGACGTACTCTCTGGTAGTTCCCAACCTCTCCATGACTCGCCCCAGACTCTTAGACAAATCCTCGCTAACTCATTCACAACCAAGGTGATTACTACCAGAACGTGGGCCAACAATGCCCAATCTTTACACAACCGGTTAACCGACACCCAACTACAAACCCTAGAAGCCGTGTAGAAGCTAATTACATAACTATGATCCGAATTCGTTCTCTCCGTGACTGCTCCCGACCTTGCTTGGCTTGCTGTCGGAAGGCGATGCAtgtgtgtaaccggggcttaagacAGGCTGACGCATGCGCACACCTAACGCTTATCAACATATTAATCAGGATGCGCAGGGTAGAGGTCCAAAGTACACGTAGCTTGCTCCTTCTCAGAACAAACAATCTCCCAGGCAGTTGCACAAGAGGAAAAATGGCTTCACAGAGGCAGGTCTATATCCTAGTTCTGAGTACAGTTGTGTCCGTCAGCCTTGGCTACGCAGTCAAAGAAGATGGACCTGTTGTCCAGACGCAGTACGGTGCTGTTCGAGGCATGTACGTGGAGGAAGGTGTGATCTTCCTGGGACTCCCCTTCGCGGTCCCACCCGTAGGCGAGCTGCGATGGAAGCCGCCCCAGACTTACACGAAGTCCTGGGCGCCCGAAGTTCGCGACGGCACCGTGCCGGGCCCGGGGTGTCCGATGCCAGGTTGCAGACATCACCCGGACGGAGACGTCGACCACCAATGTCCGCGCGACTTCAGACAGAGCGAAGACTGTCTGTATCTCAATATCTTCGCCCCGAATCACGTTATAAACTCGACTGCTAAGCTACCAGTTTTATTCTGGCTCTACGGCGGTACTTATGTCTACGGCACCGGTTCGGCCCTTCTCTACGACGGGCGGATCTTAGCCAACAAAACCAGCACCATCGTGGTTACGACTAACTACAGACTCGGCGCTTTGGGCTTCCTTGTAACTGCCAGCGGAGACGATGATGCTGAGGGTAACCAGGGTCTGCTAGACCAGATCGAGGCGTTAAAGTGGATTCAAGAAAACATCGCCAGTTTTGGAGGAGACAAGACCAGGGTGACCTTATTTGGACAAAGCGCCGGGTCCGATTCGATCGCAACTCACTTAATCTCCAACAGATCAGCGGACATTTTCCATCAAGCCATCATGTTGAGCGTGCCGTTATCCATACCGCACAAAGCTAAATGGGAGGCGGTTCGTTTGGGGAACTACTTCGCCGAGCAGCTCAACTGTTCGCACGGTGATCTGAGATGTCTTCGTTCGAAAGACGCGGATGCCGTCATTCATGCCACTAAAAAGGCTCTGAAATTTATTGACAATCCCCTACGAGCCATTGAGATGTTCATGAACTGGGGACCGACCATAGACTCGGACATAGTACCAGGTCAAACAATTAACCTCTTCGCCAACGGCAAGTTTCAGAAGAAACCGCTCATCATAGGAACTGTCCTAGAAGAAAATGTGGTGTTCATCAACATGGGTTTTAAACAACCCATAACGAACAAGCTGAAACTCGCCGAAGTCCTGGCCGCGTTTGTGCACGAGAAAGCGTTGGCAGTTTTTCGCGAGTACAGCCCGAAAAAGTCTGAAGATTATCGCGCGATCCTGTCGGTCATTTCCACGGACTGGATGTTCACCTGCCCGACCCGGAGCGTCGCCAGGAATGTTGCGAGTGTTGGAGGCAACGTCTGGCTGTATCTTTTCGACCACGTCTGGTCCTTTAAGCACCTCTGGGAAAGTCATGACTGCTGTAACGGCCATGTCTGCCACGGGGAGGACCTCCCGTTTGTGTTCCAAACGACGCGACTCATCGACGTCAACATGACGGCTGACGAACAAGTCCTGGCCGACACCATGGCTTACCACTACGGTAACTTCGCGCACACGGGAGACCCCAACAAGCCCGGGCCGCACACAAGCAGCGTTAAACCAGCGGGTCTGCATTGGCCAGTctacaacaaggacaacaactttACTTGTCTGAATATCACAACCCCGGAGAACGTCTTGATGGAGAACTATCGGGAAGAAAAGTGTGATTTCATGGATAAACTCAATGTATATCCTTGAAGCTGCCTAGTCTTGTTCTTGtggttaggctacaccaagtaatttttatggatgacgtccgcgcgcgcattgattttggtctgttcccagaaaaaaaacaagaaattccgcttcctgtaactatgatcaaagagttacgacagtgccgcaaatcaataggatatggaaagaaacaggacaggacaacaactgctgttcaacttcaactgatttattcaaattattgctgttttcatgatgaataaaataatcgttagttgttacactgtgttctctcattcaatttgtgtcctaacatgtgtcgtcgactattatatttcaaatctaggcatcttgtttttttggcccttcttgtttttttttcgcgctctcgcattagatttagggtctccaaaggacgtcatccataaaaattacttggtgcagccttaggaAAGTTCACAGGTTTGAAGCTGTCTCCAATACTTTCTCAAGATTCTGAATCACTTACTAGTATGTGTACCTTAATCAtcattgtggggtcgtgtggcgttaCGACAGGGAGTTCGGCCCtgaaccaagcggtcccgggttcgaatccccctgacgccaccgatgttgtgccccttggaaaggcactttacacgactttcctctctacacccaggtgtaaaaatgggtatatttttctatgcattgttctAAAataaacttgagtgcagtgcaacgtcgtccttgtctgtcaaaaagcgaagtaaaaagaTAATCATTATACCTATTATGTGTCGTATTTTACCGGTCTTCATATGTCtaagttattttttctaaatCCTTCCTCATTGTGAAC
It contains:
- the LOC136424046 gene encoding ATP-dependent RNA helicase DDX54-like; this translates as MGQKKQRKPRRKGRDDDSDDEGEFELVPETDPSAMKYSFPSTDTTSDVEPDMRRLVTAQNKKKKKSGGFQSMGLSHGIFKGVMKKGYKVPTPIQRKCIPIIMDGKDVVAMARTGSGKTAAFLIPMFEKLRAHSTSGARALILSPTRELALQTMKFTKELGRFTGLRAALILGGDSMEDQFAALHENPDIIIGTPGRLLHVLVEMEQKLMTVEYIVFDEADRLFEMGFADQLQEIIGRLPEARQTLLFSATLPKLLVQFAQAGLNDPTLIRLDVDTKISEQLKMSFLAMRDADKPAVLLHLLRTVVKPEEQTVVFLATKHHVEFVKELLTEAGLTCSAVYSSLDQTARKINIAKFTNKKTKVMLVTDIAARGIDIPMLDNVINYNFPCKPKLFVHRVGRVARAGRSGTAYSLVAPDETPLMLDLHLFLGRALKVAGKDKSTEDWDGLYGKVPQSIIDDEDANIRVYFENNLELGNLKRVSERGYSAYLKSRSAPSHESVKRMKGMDTAHMGFHPLLVADRSEVEDKLAEFVDGVRNYKPNSTIFEISASNKNPAFSVMKSKRSVHQGVIRRLQDQRSSKQEVGGAAEHAVSTEMTSEQDIEDTFSTVVAPGHKRKHAEDGENATKKKKENFRDEEHFLPYRPQDHHSEKGLGLESSFQVQASDAMLDLGADEAEKAKQQKNQLKWDRKKKKFVREGIDLKKKKIKTESGTWVSASFKTDSYKRWLQQSKLKEQENEEEEQSTGQKWGTGKKQWKGKKRGKDRTAGGDKSPGQKFPAKFGGKRKDGPPARNQGGGRRPRSELKSTDQILKNRIKKEKEQAFQGARRAIKQKRRAISGDKRH
- the LOC136424603 gene encoding cAMP-regulated D2 protein-like, which translates into the protein MASQRQVYILVLSTVVSVSLGYAVKEDGPVVQTQYGAVRGMYVEEGVIFLGLPFAVPPVGELRWKPPQTYTKSWAPEVRDGTVPGPGCPMPGCRHHPDGDVDHQCPRDFRQSEDCLYLNIFAPNHVINSTAKLPVLFWLYGGTYVYGTGSALLYDGRILANKTSTIVVTTNYRLGALGFLVTASGDDDAEGNQGLLDQIEALKWIQENIASFGGDKTRVTLFGQSAGSDSIATHLISNRSADIFHQAIMLSVPLSIPHKAKWEAVRLGNYFAEQLNCSHGDLRCLRSKDADAVIHATKKALKFIDNPLRAIEMFMNWGPTIDSDIVPGQTINLFANGKFQKKPLIIGTVLEENVVFINMGFKQPITNKLKLAEVLAAFVHEKALAVFREYSPKKSEDYRAILSVISTDWMFTCPTRSVARNVASVGGNVWLYLFDHVWSFKHLWESHDCCNGHVCHGEDLPFVFQTTRLIDVNMTADEQVLADTMAYHYGNFAHTGDPNKPGPHTSSVKPAGLHWPVYNKDNNFTCLNITTPENVLMENYREEKCDFMDKLNVYP